The sequence acgttagctaatagAATGGATTGCTATCTCGTTGCAAAACAATAACAGTCCGCTTCTTGCCACTCGCCTCATCGCatccttcttctctcctctagTAGTGGTGTCATGTTGGTTTTACGCAATGTCTTCTATGTAAAACAGGTTGCCGGACTTGTCTCTCGGTATAGTTAGTAAACTTTTAGCTTCTCCGGATGAACATGTAAAGATGCAAACCACACCGAAATCAAACTCGCGGCAACAGCCAAAGCTCAGTTCAGCAGTGGTCTGGCGCGTTTGTACAATCCCAAGTCTTTGCAAACTAGGCCTGTTCTCGTTTAATCAGTTGTATTTGCTGCATGTTCGTACTGTCTGAGCTTCTTGTTGTCAGATAAGATAATTAGCAAATGCTACGAAAAAGTAACCTGGATCAATCAAGAGGTTAAATTCCTTGTCGAAATGGCGGGAGTTTCTCGTCCACCGGCACAATTCCGTACACCCTCAGAACTCCGTTTCCCCGGCAGCAAGCAGCGTCGCAAGCACGTCCCGCCCTCTCTCGACGTTCATTGGATTCCTCAGTGAATGGCCTTCATAGAATTGTTCTGATGAGGTTTCTAATTGGCTGATGTGTCCTGTCTATTGTCAAACTAGACTAGCCCATTAAAAGAAACCACGCCTTCATCGAATATAAATGAGGGGGCTGGAGGTCAGCTGATGACAAGAAAGCTTATATGATCTATTTAGCTCAttcattctaaaaaaaacacattaaaatattTCGATTATGTAGCCTGTGTGTTGCAAAATTATGTGGCATGAATTCCTTCTTGTATTATCGAAATAATTTCTGAACCCATTGTCTGGGCTCCATTTTGAACAGGTCTGATTAAACAATAGGCCTTGCCTTCATGATATAATAGGCTGATTGCCTCAAGACATCTTGGTTTATGCTTACCAACCTTGCAGAAACAAGGAATCAAAATAGAATCAGAAAGTAGCATTTATTATGGTTTACAACGTTGCCAGTTAAAATCATGGGGaaattatattataaatatttaaaaagaaaacaaaaaaacccatttGTCTTGCATGTGATAAGCCAAAAGAAGATCTGTTCCAGAAAGAGCCTCCTATTTAAAATATAATGGCACATCTAAAAATCAATCTGCATAAAGTTAcacatttaacacttttttaaaatggcCTGTAAacctaaaaaataaagcaatagGATATGGAAACATGCAAACATAAAGTTCAACTGCATAAGTAAATCCGAAACAGTTCGTTGccgaaaaaaacatttacagcatGTGAATTGAAATACACACTGCCTGCAATAACAGTGACTTGCCACACAAAGTTTGGAAAATCCTCTTCATTCATTTTAGAAATCAATTAAAACAGCGTACTTTAAGGACCTTTTAAAAGTGAACAAGGATTTTGATGTAAAaacttttttctcatttgttgaaatgtaaaatttgCCAAAATATGTCAAGAGAATCTTGGAATCATTTTGAAAGTTTAGCTAATCCAACTGAGGACAGGTATCGTGTGCATTTtgacaaaatataatataaatgagCTATCTCAGAGCAGCATTTTCTCCTGTGCAAATCTTCTTTAAAGGGGGTGCTCCTGATTCAGCCAATTCCTCCTgttgaataaaaagaaacacGTTTACATGTTCGGACCCCCTTCTAGTTAAAACGAACATTAATTGACACCATGCAACAGACCCCAGTGACGGGAATTCATTCTTAATCGATCAAAGAAAAATGTTCTGGTGTTTTTTGAACCCATTTTCAGAAAGTGAACCTGTGTGTCTGGGGTGCTCCGTCTGACAGCTCCTGATGAAAGAAGGTCCTCCTTGATGAGAGTGGGAGGCTCATCAGCCCCCTCCTGTCCTGAATGAACTGGTTCTGCATACACAAGGGTGGGAATATATCCTCATTAATGCAGCTTTGACAGTGAGGGAATACAAAGGCAGTAAAGGACATAACTAATTGTAATTGTTGATAACTCTCACCACTGAGCTCTAGGATCCCCTTTTATACTCAAATAATGTGTAAAATGGAGTGAAAATATACTTGAGAGAGCCATCCACTTACCGTCCACACTCTCCTGGCCCAGCATTGGTGGCTGAGAGTCTTCAGTACGGAGGCTGGAGGTGTGTGGAGGGCTGACCTGCTGCGAGCTTGAAGTGCTGCTGCTGTTATCCATTTTAGGCTGATAAACATCTGACAGAAAGCTCTGGTTGCTGTTTTCATCTGAGCAGAGAGGAGTTGTACTGAACATCGGGTGACATGTTTTCATgccgtttttgtttttaaattttatgagtgtgattgtgtgatttttttcttcttttttttttttctttacctaCATGCAGTGGTTCCAGTATTTTAAGAAATACAGCCAGAAAACTCACCAGTGAAATCCAGTAAAGAGTTTGTGTTTTCCAGGACCACATCTTTTAGTC comes from Etheostoma spectabile isolate EspeVRDwgs_2016 chromosome 3, UIUC_Espe_1.0, whole genome shotgun sequence and encodes:
- the bcl7bb gene encoding B-cell CLL/lymphoma 7 protein family member B-B, with the protein product MNHNSIKMSGRSGRAETRSRAKDDIKKVLAAIEKVRKWEKKWVTVGDTSLRIFKWVPVTETKQIYRTKSTGGDRGLKDVVLENTNSLLDFTDENSNQSFLSDVYQPKMDNSSSTSSSQQVSPPHTSSLRTEDSQPPMLGQESVDEPVHSGQEGADEPPTLIKEDLLSSGAVRRSTPDTQEELAESGAPPLKKICTGENAALR